In Actinomycetota bacterium, one genomic interval encodes:
- a CDS encoding heavy metal-binding domain-containing protein: MEKATLYTCPMHPEIIRDAPGRCPICGMHLEPVMPTEDDESALREYHDMRRRFWISVPLSLLTLSLAMLHFPPVPDGSASWVQMALATPVVLWCAWPFLKWSVQSVINRSPNMWTLIGLGVSAAYLYSVAATIAPDAFPPSQMSDGPVPVYFEAAAVICTLTLLGQVMELRARATTGEAIKALLNLTPSTAHR, from the coding sequence GTGGAGAAGGCAACGCTCTATACGTGCCCGATGCACCCCGAGATCATCCGAGACGCTCCTGGGCGCTGCCCGATCTGCGGCATGCACCTTGAACCAGTGATGCCGACCGAAGATGACGAATCAGCGCTGCGTGAATACCACGACATGCGTCGGCGTTTTTGGATCTCCGTGCCTTTGTCTTTGCTCACGTTGTCGTTGGCAATGCTCCATTTCCCACCGGTCCCCGATGGGTCGGCGTCCTGGGTGCAGATGGCACTCGCCACACCTGTGGTGTTGTGGTGTGCCTGGCCATTCCTGAAATGGTCGGTGCAGTCCGTCATCAATCGCAGCCCGAACATGTGGACCCTGATCGGTCTCGGCGTGAGCGCTGCCTATCTGTACTCAGTGGCGGCGACTATCGCACCTGATGCGTTCCCGCCATCGCAGATGTCTGATGGCCCAGTTCCGGTGTACTTCGAGGCTGCTGCCGTGATCTGCACTCTCACACTCCTGGGCCAAGTCATGGAGTTGCGTGCACGGGCTACGACTGGTGAAGCGATCAAAGCGTTGCTGAACTTGACCCCATCCACCGCCCACCGCA